The window GGCACCTCCGAGTACTACGTCGACAAGTACCTCTTCGAGACCGACCCGGGCTGTCTCCGCCTGATCGCCGAAGCCTTCGCCGAGGAACTGGACGGCGAGAAGCTCGCGGGCGTCGCGCTCGGCGCGGTCCCCCTCGTCGCCGTCACGAGCGTCGAGACCGACTCGCCGTACGTCATCGCGCGGAAGCAGGCCAAGGAGTACGGCACGGGCAACCGAATCGAGGGCCGCCTCGACGAGGGCGAGGAGGTCGTCGTCCTCGAAGACATCGCGACGACCGGCAAGAGCGCGCTCGACGCCGTCGAGGCGCTCCGCGACGCCGGCGCGGTGGTCGACCGCGTGCTGGTCGTCGTCGACCGGCAGGAGGGCGCACGCGAGCGACTCGCGGAGGCCGATATCGAACTCGACGCCCTCGTGACCGCCGAGGACCTCCTCGAAGACGCCTCCTGACCGCCCCGCCATCTCCGCCTCCCGCTCACAGCCCGTTCGTCTCGGAGCGCCGCCGCCAGCCGCCCGGAGTCATCCACGTTTGTGGTCTTTTTCGAGAGAATTCGTATCGATATATTCATACTTGCGAAACCTCGCAGATCAGTGTATGAACAGAGCGGAGAAAGCGG is drawn from Halobellus limi and contains these coding sequences:
- the pyrE gene encoding orotate phosphoribosyltransferase; translation: MTNDELIAALRDADAVKFGEFELSHGGTSEYYVDKYLFETDPGCLRLIAEAFAEELDGEKLAGVALGAVPLVAVTSVETDSPYVIARKQAKEYGTGNRIEGRLDEGEEVVVLEDIATTGKSALDAVEALRDAGAVVDRVLVVVDRQEGARERLAEADIELDALVTAEDLLEDAS